ATTCCCTATGGAATCCAAGCatcagccctggcaggagggggTAACACTGGACTGAGAGCATGGACAGCCCCTGGCTGCCCATCCTTGCTCCAACATTCCTCTCTCAGAGTGTGTCCGTGTTTCCGTCCAACTGCTCCCCCCAGCAGGGTTCATGTGGCTCTCACAGCCCTGTGAGCTCTGGGacaggcccagcctggctgtggcaccCAAACTCCTGATGCCCACCATAAACAACACCCAGGACTCCTCCAGCAactccctgggcacagggaccatCCTACAAAACCAACAGCACAACCACAAAAGACGCTCTGTCACCTGCCGGGGTCCAGGAGAGCCACCCCTGCTCGGCCACCTCACGTCACCCCCAGCCCAGTGACAGAGGGTCCCCAGAGCACCCACGACACTGACACAGCTTCACATCACGAGGGTCCACAGGCAACCACTGGCCAGGCTCTGTCAGCACTGGGACAACACCAACCACAACGACAGCAAAACACCCCAAGAACACAACACCTGTGACAGCAACAGCCAGGGTGACATCAGgccacagtgtccccacagctcagcactcTGTCACCtcccagcaaggcctggggaaGCCTCTGTGTCCACACTCCTCCAGGCCTTTACAGCTAAAAGAATTCCTTCAAACAACAGCAAGAATTCTGGGAAAAGCCTTTTGGATAAAAGCCCCAAACAATAAACCAGGACAAAAAGCCAGCGAGAACAGAGGTAGTGTGCGTGTCAccattttaaggattttccACAAGTGCCCTGTTTAAACAGAGACTTGTGTTTGTTCTGTAAAAAAACGTCATGAATAATTATTTTGAGTCTTTGAAACAGAATATTTCAGCATTTTAGATATAGATAGAGATACAAATATCTATCCATAACCACACACAAATCCACATTATTACACTTGGCAAACAGTACTAGGAAGAGTATCCTGCAGGACAACAGGCAAGTCACACACCAAATCCTCCTCTAAGCCATGCAACACATTTTATTTCCCTTGTGCCCTTCATTGTGACCCATCATGgttctttcctcctctcttGGAGCACAAAGAGGGGACGAGGAGGTGGCACCAGATGAGCTGCTGCAAGTCAGATGATAAAACAGCACTGGTGTAATGAATAAATGCtgcaaacccccaaaatccagccccctcctccccctgcaAAGCATCAACTTTTGCCCATCCACAGCGTGTTCTTCAAGTTCCCAGGCAGAGGCTTCACCCCTGGTTTGGAGGTGCCGTCCGCGCTCCTCGGCGGGGGCTCACAGAGCACGGAGCACTCGCTGGACACGGCCTCCTTGGAGTCTGTGATGGTGGCCACGTCCACGTCACTCGACAAATCCTCGGAGGACAGGTTCAGACACCCCAGCTTGGCGAGGGAGTTGGACCTTTTCAGGGGGGAGGACACGGTGAGGCCGGCCAGGCGCAGCCTGGTCTCGATCTCCTGCGTGCGCTGCTTCACCAGGCCGGGCTTGCCCCGCACGCTGTGGATGCTGTCGCTGCTGGAGCTCCGGGTCAGGTTGGAGCtgcgggaggaggagggggtgtAGCAGATGGTCTTCAGGAAGTCCTTGGTGAAGCTGCTCGTGTGCTCCAGGCGGCAGCTGGCTGGTGTGGAGGTTTTCTGGGAGATCCCCTCCAGGACACGCTTCACCCCCAGCTTCTCCATGTCGTTCTCGGCATCTCCAGGCACCAGCGGGGCTGGTGCCAGGAGAGGCACAAGGCCAGGATGGGCCATCAAGTCCTCGCTTTCCTCCACGATGCTGGAGtccaccctgcccagggggctgtccctgagcagtgctgaggggtctgaGGGCAGGCTCTTGAGGCGCTCCAGCTCTTTGGTGTGCTTCCTGACCAACCCTGctttctgcagctggagcagtgaCTCCTGGTGCTGCATCAAGTAACTGTTGGCGCTCGGCTTTTCCAAGTCTTTGCTGAACAACAGGTACTTCAGGTCCTTGGTAGGTCTGGGGTCCTTTCTGGCCAGAGACTCTTCCCTCACCACCTCTGCGTGAAGGAGGCTCCTGTCACAGTGGGAGTttctcctgggcagcagagttTTCTCGGGGGTTTTTGGCGCATCTTTCCCTCTCTCCAAAAGGCCGCAGTGCTGATCCAGGGACCTGCACGTGCCAACCTccgcagccccggctcctgGTGCCAGAGGGAGCGGAGCCTCGTTATGTTTAGTCCTGCCTGGCTCCTCGGGGGGTGCCCTGCTGGGCAGGTGTTCCATCAGGTGGGAGTGCAGGTGGGACAGCAGGGGGGGCTGGGTGCAGATGGTGCTGCTGCGCCGCGCGGCGCCGGCGCCGAGCCTCTCGCACTGCTCCCCAAAGGGGTCGGGGGCCAACCCCGCTGAGGAGTACATGCAGTCAGTGCAGGACTGGTAGGAAGGCTTCACCTTGCTGAGGATCCCAAACACGGCATCGTGctgcaggagagaaaacagGGACAGATCAACGAGCACAGAAcagacaccagcacagcccacaagggatgggacagccaaAGAGATCTGGAACAAAGCCCATTTCCacctcaggccctgcagcaggaactAAAGCCACGTGCTTTCCCAGCAGACAGTGTCTCCAAGGAATACCTACCGTGCCAAGCGAGGGTCATGCAAGCGAGCTGCCCACAGCACTTTACAGGGCACTCACTGGGCACTCTCTGGCATCTACATCCACAGCTCGGGCAAGCAAAGCCCTGGTGAGAAGCGCCTCGAAAGGGGAGAAGCTCATCATGGAATGAAAGGCTTTATCCAAGTCAAATGAAACTGGGCTATGAGGATGAGAAGAGCAGTTTCACTTGCAGCAGAGTCAGCCATGCCAATCCCCTCCATCTCACCTCCATACGCACCTCAAAATCCTCTGGGCAACtccttttgctgttgttgttattCAAGTTCTCCCTATTGAGCCTGCTCTCCTCCTTGTGCATGGACAAACGCCGCTTCCACTTTTCCATGGGATTTTCCTCCCTCACACCGTCCTCCCCTGGCTCCCCAAGGACCATCCTTCCCTTCCTGGGGCTGAAGTCCAGCTTCTTCTTTGCCTCTTTCTCACAGAAGCcgcccagctctgccagtggcTCCGCTCTCTCTGGGGCCTtttccatctccagcagcctccCCTGGGAAGGTGCAGATGGAGGCTGTCCCACCAGGGCATCCcgctccagctgctccatgtGGAAGAAGCCCTCCCTGTCGCCGGGAATTTTGTTCTCCAGCAGCGTGTCCGAGAGGCGGCGGAAGCAGTACCCGAAGCCCTCGGAGCCGGCCCGGTTGTCCAGGTAGGCAGACTGGGAAGGCATGTCCAGGTCAGCCAGGCGGTTTTCCAGGTCAATGTCCAAGCTCTCCAGTAGGAAGTCTCCCGAGCCTGTGGTGCCATCGGTGTTCTGGGGCAGGTtgctctctgcctgctgcttcCACAGCTTATTGTGGCGCTGCTTGCTGGGGAGAGGACAAGGACACGAGTGACTGCCCTGCAGGatgcccagtgccaggagctTCCTTCTGTCTCCACAGCTCAGaacacaggggctgggcccagACCTGAGATCCCACTTGCACAAAATATCTTCACCATTGGGATTTTTGCCCCCACCTGCCCATTCCAGAGCAGTTCCCTGAGTGCAGCCAGGGTGGGATCAGACCTTGGGAGACCCCTCAGGGCACAGAAGCCCCCTCAGAGCACAACAGCCCAAAGTGACCCCTCTGCACGTCCCGTGGCACAGTTCCTGCTGAACCAGGGGACAGAATTCTCTCCTTCTATTTAGCAGATAAATACTACGGCCCTTGCAGTGACAGAGCCCTGGGGTTGGCACAGAAGCACGAACACTTTGCCTCCGGAATGGCCTGAGCTCAGTTCTGCCTCATAAAACAAGAACaatgctgtgctgagcagccctgaCTGCTGAGAAATCCAACGTGCTTCCCAAGCACGGAGAAACCCTCCCTGAATTACAccagagcagctctcccagctaatttccacacagggagcctggcacagggaaggtTTAAGAAAAGCATGATTGGCCCAGGGTCCCTTCTCAAGGGACCCTTCAGGCTACACCCCTCACACATCTGTGGCCATGACACCAACAGAGCCTTTGTGATGTTATCCACAACCAGCTCCTTTCCTTCCCAGTCATGCCCAGCCTTACCTGGCATCCAAAATGCCCTCGTACTCCAGCAGCTGCCGCATGAAGCCGGCGTTGGGCCGCGTGATGCTGCGCTTCTGCTTCACGTAGTTGTAGGCCTTCTCCAAGGACCAGCCAAACTCCTTCATGGCGTAGGCGATGACCGTGGATGCCGAGCGGCTCACGCCCATCTTGCAGTGCACCAGGCACTTGGAGTGGTtcttcctgcagcaggacaAACAGGAGAATAAATCCCATGTCACTGGTTATGGATCTGTTATGGATTCACTGAAGGAGGGACAgcgctccctgctctgcccaccctgCACCACGGCTCTGGAGGGGAGAACACTCGGGATGATGAGGGCCAGGAGAAGAATCCCTGTCCACAAAAGCTGGGAGTTAGAGATGGGCAGCCTCACTCATTTCAGAGACCACCATGCCTCCATCCAAGTCTTTGGAtactgggatcactgggaaAAGACTGAGTGTAGAGGCTCAACAGGGTTTGATAGGCTCTGTCTGCAGAGACAGCTGGGGCAGATCcaacacagacacagctggagcagctccagaatGTCTCCAGAAGAGGAAACATCCTCATTTCCTTTCGGAAGCAAAACAAAGTAGTGACAAAAATGCTGGGCTAGAACAGGTTAATGCCAGTCCAGGAAGGGACAGGGCACGAGGGAGCTCCAGGAACTGGAATGATGCAAGGCCCTGCAGTTCCTGTGGCTTTGTGAGGGCCCAAGatgaggcacagagagctgggatgtgccctcccccagggccaggtgtgCCAGCActcacttggccttgttgatgAAGTGATAAGCCTCGTTCCAGTGTGCCAGCAGGTCCGTGGTCTCCTCGTCGTACACGCGGATGTTGTGGTACGCGAACAGGCCCGGGAAGAAGTTGTCGATCTCCCGGGTGACATTCAGGATGTAGTCAATGCTGTGGGACCAGGAGAGACACCCTGAGCTGCCATGGTCACCAAACAGGCCCTGAGGGGCACTGTGAATCCATGCTATCCAACCCAACACGAGCTGTAAGGTTTTGCCTAAGCCCTAATCCTAAACTCCTGGtacacagggcacacaggggctgtTCTGCCACCTCTCACTGCCAGCACATCCCAAGTGTCCAAACACCCTGGGAGAAGTTTATTTTATCCCATTTATTGTCTCTGAGTCTGTGTAACCCAACCGGGAACTCCTTGCTGAGTTacacagctctggggatgcAGAAAGAAGTGAATCATCTGGGACCACAGCCCAGGAATCAccatctccagctgcaggtTTTAGCTGCaatcccatcccttccccttcTTTCTGACCAAAACCATGAGAGCCACATGCTATCTCCTGATTCCTGCCAAATATCACAGCAGGGATAACAAGGTATCCCAGAATGAATGTCCAGATTGATTTATCACCTCCTATCACTGAGAAAAATCAAGGACACAGGATATTTGTCTCAGAATTTGTCCAGCTTTGCCTTTGGACACTGCATATCCCAATGCAAGACATAATCATTAATACCCTGCTTGATTTCCTTGTCCCAAGATGTGCAGACATCTGCTCCCAAGGACTccaaatgaaacattttcagcTGTGCTGAAATTGTGAAGAATTTCAGTTCCTTACAGCAAGGTTGGTGCAGGCCTTGAGTGACCAGCAAATATTTATGGGCAGAATTCTTCCTGATCCAAAAAGTgtggcagggaatggagccaaGCAGCACCATGGGGATGGGAGGGAcacctggagctgcctgtgcaggcaggtgaggaggagtTTGCTCAtccacaggcagctctgctccatctgaatggagattttttttccttagtgcTGCAACCTttgctcctctgcagcctgcaggaattcacacctggcacagcactgggaacactgggggaTGGAGATCCTGATGGACCTCAGCAATGACAAGTTTTGTTATTTTCACTCTCTGAGGTTGGAGAGATTTCTCCACACAGCTGCTGGTGGGAAGTTACCATGTGGCTGAGGGGTAAAATCATCCTTAGAGCCTGCAAATGTCCTCTGCAGAGTCCTGGGGGAATTGCAGGCACACAGGGGAGGGTTTGGAGCTGGGAGGAGCAGTACTCACCCcgagccctgcagctcctccaggttGGAAGCGTTCCACTCGGAGCCCTGCAACAGCCACAAAAACACGTTCCCaagggaccccaaaacagccccttTTCCCTCAGGTTCTGCaatcccccagccccagccatccTCCTGAGCCTCTGAGACAGAAATAGGGCATTGATGTCCTGTCCTGCTGAAGGAGGGACCAGGGCACAACTCACCCACAGAGTTAGTTCCAGGCCAGGGTGAGACTGAGCTCATCCCAAATCACTGCCCCTGGCCACTCTGCAGTTTTAAACACGGGGAGAAATAATTCAGGGAAATGAAATGAATGCACCTGTGATCCCAGACATGCCACCCATGAGAAGTGAGGCAAATCCTGAAACCCTGGGCGTAGTTACATCTTAGATTCTCCCCAGACCTTCACAAGAGAAAgctttaaacttttaaaaagcagattttgcCCTGAAACACGAGCAGTTCCTCTGACTCTATccagaacaacaacaaaaagaccCAATGGGCACAAAGTGCTCATCTCTGGGAAGTCTTTGttccagaggcagagcctggTTTTGCCTGGAGTACCATCTAGTGGCAAAGGAttggacacagcacagcagagctctcctggagctcctgccACTCACCAGGTACAAATGATCAAAAATCAGGGATGGTTTGTCCATCTGACCCAGGATCAGCAGCATCTCATTGTCTATAAATTCCTTGAATTCCTTCAAGTTGCAGTTCATGTGTTTCTCCAGCTCATTTCGGATCTGCAGAGCAAACGCAAAGGATGGCATTGGAATCTTGGTGTCCAACACAAATATTTGTGGGCACTTCCCTGCAGAACACTTTTcactttttcattaaaaacagcAACAGGGACTCAACCTTCTGGAGACCAGGAATTTCAGCATGTGGCACCTCTCCAAttatcccagaatggtttgtgtgGGAAGGGagcttaaagctcatctcattccacaccttccactatcccagcttgctccgagccctgtccaacctggccttggacacttccagggattccagcttctctgggaattccatcccagtccctcaccaggaaggattccttcccaatatcccatctatctCTCCCCTCTGCCAGTTTAAAACCACTGTCCTTTGCCCTGGCATCCTGGTATCCTAAATCCCCAAACTATGGAGCTGTAAATAAAGCTTCAGATAACATCTGAGGGGAAAAGAAGTATTTTGGGGTACCTGCTCCTTAAAAATAGTAATTTGAGAGATAAAGAACAAGAGCTTGTCTGCAGGAGGAGTGAACACATCCACAGACAGACACGTTCTCAGCTTCCTCCTACCACTTGCATGTTAATAACCTGccttaaaaaccaaaaaccaccccaaaaagaACCATTCCCATTCTGATCACGTCTGCACCGTGGGTGGATGGATTACACCAGCCTGGGGGATGGATCCCAACGAGCTCTAGCCTTGATTTGTGATTTTCCATCCATAAACTCACCAGCAAAATGCTGTCTGCAAGGTCCTCTGACATttgtccaggaaaaaaaaaaggaaataaaaccttCAAATCTAATTTGAAAGTCACACAGCTGTTACTGAGGTCCTGACAGACAGTTGTGATGCTGGGATTATCCTGATTTCtcaggagggagctgcagcaaagccagagcagagcctttaCAGAACGGTTGAAATGCACATTCCAAAGCCAGGGACACCCAGGCATCTGGTGCCTGCTCACCACTCTCTAGAGAGGGAGTCTGGCAGGAAGAAGAAGAGTGAGAATTTTTTGTATTTACCTCCTTGGAAGTCACATTTTCCAGGTCCTTGCTGGTCATGATGCTCCGGAGCTTGGCTTTAATGAGCCGCTCCGTTCGTTCCCTTTCTGTCGGCCTGGggaggaacaggaagaggagaggatgaatccaggctggcagcacctgcacAGCACTGAGGAGTGAGGGGAAAGGCTTGGGTTAAAGGGAATCTTTATGGGaatcatagaaaaaaaaagaaaaaaagcagtttgTTGGTGCTTATACATTATATCACAAGCTAAAGTTTCGGGTCTGATTATTTCACACAAATTCTCTTTTGTAGCCCCAGAAAAGAACCAGGCCAGGAAgaacagggagaagggaagatTTCCTTCATGAGCCAAGAAAACTTTCCCAAATAAAATGCTGCACTGACTTGTCAACAAAGAGGGCGGGGGAGTCGGGGCGGGTGGACTCCAGGTCCTGCATGGCGTTCCACTCGTTGATGCAGCTCTGCTCCGAGCTGATGCAGCTCTCGTAGTAGGTGGCCCACACCAAGGCCACCCCCCCTGGGAAGTAGTTGTACCTCCTGGCAACTTCACAGGCTTTGTGGAGGATCTGTAAAGCAGACCTGCACGGTGGGAGAAGAGATTtgggcagctgtgagcagacaaagcaggagctgagagagTTTCATAGAGAAAAGTGATTTTCAGCTTTCGTTGTTGCAGTTTGCTCTTTGAAAGCAGGAAATTTATGGTGCCAGAGCTCAAAGAGGCACAAACTGCACCTTGGGGGCTtctcacagcagggctgagtcAGGGGCTGAAATCTTCTCCTAATTAATAGGGAAGAAGGAGGCACAAGTCGCTCTGGGATCTAATCATGAACCAGCTTGTACAGCCAAAGGAAGATAAAGAACAGGGACAATTTTCCAACCACCTCCAGCAAGGAGCCTGATGCATATTTACCAGCATTCCTGGCCCCTGACaggctccagggacagggcCCAGATTGGGTCATTTGTTTTTGCAAATCCTAACattactttttcctttcttccctcctcaatttttcctttctttaaggCTCTACTCTGAAGTTGTTGCACTGAACACATCAACCACATCCAAGGCTGGCAACAGAAGGGGCCAAATTCAAAACTGACAGGAACAGgagatttgtttgtttttgtacCAAACCATCCCCAGCACAACATCCTGCTGCACAGCTGTATCTCCTCCCTAGGAgatgctgcagggacaggaatcTCTCCAGGCTCCAAGGGGACACAGCATTGCCCAGGCAGAGGGAGATGCAGTTCCATGTGGAGCAGCCTCTTCAGGGAGGAATTTGCTGGCTCAGGGGTTTGGAATCCCTGCACAGGGGAGgggtggcaggagctggaagggGAATGgacacctggggctgcaggaaccccaggaatggggcaggacACTGGGAATGCCACAGGCTGGCAATGGGCCCTGAACCTCCTCTGTCAGCCAGTGAGAGAAACATGCAGAGAGGGGAAATTCTTGGAATTCGAGCTCATCTTTCATATTTATTCATCTCCCTGGTGCCACTTCTCCCATGCTGAAGGACACAGAGTTGCTCTGAACTGAAGCAGCAGATCCTGCTTTGGGATCAGGattcccacagcccctctgctgaCACAGGGAAGCAgatctctgctgcagctcactAAATACCCACTGTGGAGAAGGCTAAAATGCAGCtgatttttctaaaatttaCTGACAGAAAGGAGAGTGTCTCCCTGAGCCCACCCCTCACGTACCACATGGCTTGCACTGACACAGGTTTGAAGATGTGCATCCTCCCTGCAGTGCTCACGCTGAAGCCACTgatggagagagggaaaatTGAGTCAAAAACTGCTTTTCTCTGCACCCCAACCTGCCCTCCACAAACAGCCACTGCACACAAAGGCCAAAAGAATCAGGATGAGAATTTCTCTCACTGATTTTCCAACCTCCCAAGTATGAATGGCAAGAGGCTGCCAGGAAGGGGAGCTCCAGTCCTCAGTGGGGTTTCAGAGCATTCCCTGGAGCCACAGGAGCAGTGTGAGGGCAGCAAGACAAGAACTCACTGTCTGAATAAGAGGACTCTGCAGCCATGAATCCAAAATGGGCACTTCATTTGCAAGGTGATGGAGaatctctcccagagcagcccccaggTAGGGAAGGACATTCACATTTATCCTTTCAATGTGGTTTCTTACCCATCCCCATCCAGATGGATTTTAGTATCACTCCACAGGCGAAGAACCATTCCTATAGTGCAGCTTTTACTGGAAGAGAGATGGTGAAACAGGAAGTTAAATATAGGCCACAATGTGGTCATGCCAATAGCCTAAATTATTAATActctttaaattttaaaatcctcAAGCCTTGCTCTAGTAATCTCTTGTAATATTTCAGGCCATTAAATAAAACTGGAAGCTGGAGTCTGAAGGTCTGACAAGGTGATAACTCGTGGTGATTGCTCCATGGGATCACTCTAACAGGTGGAACagatgaaaatggattttaGGGGTTTATCTGACCCAAAAGAACACTTTCAGTTCAGACAGGCAATCTGGCAAGAAAACCTTGCTATAATGAAGGCCAGGAACTTCCTAGCCATAAATAATTAAGCTACTGAGATATTCAGGTTTTAAAGGAAATTGGGATGCAGACAGCAACAGAACTCCATCCTTCCTCTTGCCTCACATCAATAATCACCAGGAGCCAATTAATGTAAGGCTGTTTCAGAGTGGAGGGTGACATGGCAAACCTCCCCTGCTGTGGCACACCAAGGGAATGCCACATGGGAATTTCAGAGCAGAACAGAGGCAGCATCAAAGCCAATGACAATAATCTGACAAGGCTGGGAGCTTCCCTACAGATCCCTCTGCTGTACAGAGCTTCCCCTTCCTACCTTCCAGGGGAAACCACCACTAAGGTTTTCCAGAATGAAACAAAGCTCACAGAAGCTGCACCACAAGGACAGGGCAGCTTGTTAAATCCTGGGAGAACACACACaacagcctggcagctccagcctctgACTCCAGTTCTGCCAAACCAGCCCCTTCTCCCTGAGCCAAGAGCTTTTCTGCCTTGGTTTACTCACCAGAACTGGAATAATCTGAGAGAGGCTGcaataacaaaatatttcacttgCTTTTCCAAATACTGTGTGCTCTTATCAGGCAGACAAAAGGAACAGCTCGTTGCTGACACagttgtttgttggttttggagCCACTTCTGCAGTATTGTTTTTTGACGTTATTTGGCAACAAAGCTACTACAAAAGCAGCTCCATTGCATCATTCCATCAACACACTGGAGTCTGGGGGAGAGAATGAGTTCCAGTTTTGCAAATGTGTCTGCAAGAGCATTTTGTAGGGAACAGGCAGCAAACTCCCACTGGTGAGGTGGATGCCACAGCCTTTGATTCCACAGAGGCTGAAAGAGACTCATCCCCTGtgatggtgtttgcaggggtcttaggatgggggaagagatgaggatctgactccatgtttcagaaggcttgatttattattttatgatctatattgtattaaaactatactaaaagaatagaagaaaggatttcatcagaaggctggctaagaatagaaaaggaatgataacaaaggcttgtgactgactgaaacagtccagacagctgggctgtgattggccattaattagaaacaaccacatgagaccaatcccagatgcacctgttgcattccacagcagcagataaccattgcttacattttgttcctgaggcctctcagcttctcaggagaaaaaatcctaaggaaaggatttttcataaaatgtgtctgtgacaatCTCCGTGTCCTTTCCCTCGCTGCAATCTGCAGATGCAGGTAACCCAACTGCTCAGGGACATTTTGGTGCTGCCAGAGAGCCCAtcctgcctggctgccagctcagaCCTACCTCTCCTTGCTGGAGAAGTCCACTCCCAGCAGGATGTTCTCCTCGGTGTCCTGCCGCCCGTTGCTGTACACCACCACCATGTAGCGCACGCGGTCGCTCCACACGCTCTCCAAACGCACGGCCTGCAAAGCCCCTCTGCCTCATTAGTGCTGCCACAGGGCTTTGCAAGGTCTGACTACCCCCAAAAGCTTTATTTAGTGCAGTATGGAAGATACAGCAAGGCTTGTTGCTGTTTTGGTGAGGGGAAGATGAGCTGAGATTACAGGTTGGGGAAACGCTACAGAATGTAACCCAAAGGTTTGCTCTGAAGTTTCAAGCAGGAAGTGTTAAAATACTGGTCATGCACTGAACTGAAAACAGGCAGGCTTCTCCCACACCCAAACCTTCACTGAAATAGCTCAGTCCTGCAGGAGGCACAACTGGCATCAACTTCTCTGCAGAGAAGTGACTTTTACAGCAGATTTTTATCTGCAGATTTCTTCAAAAgaaagcccagcccagctgatgCAAGCAATTTCAAGGCTGACTTAAAAGTGTCCAAGAGAATCAGCAAGGTCCTGTCTCTCCTCCTGCATTACTGTTTGTCAGCTGGATGGAAAATGAAATCTAACACAACAACCCATTTCAGGCAGAGCAGTTCCCTGAGCCAACTCACACCTGGACACAAGGACCAGGACAACAGGAGGGGTCAGGAAAATGGGTAGGGCTGGAAACCAGCACAAAGTTAAAGCAGCTCTGAAATCCAGGATTTGCCAAtgcttttcctgctcctctACAGGTCTGTTGCAAACACTTC
This portion of the Agelaius phoeniceus isolate bAgePho1 chromosome 18, bAgePho1.hap1, whole genome shotgun sequence genome encodes:
- the SSH1 gene encoding protein phosphatase Slingshot homolog 1 isoform X1, whose amino-acid sequence is MALVTLQRSPTPSAASSASTSEAEAGSDEERRLNVSLSESFFMVKGAALFLQQGNSSQGQRSLQHPHKHAGDLPQHLQVMINLLRCEDRIKLAVRLESVWSDRVRYMVVVYSNGRQDTEENILLGVDFSSKESKSCTIGMVLRLWSDTKIHLDGDGGFSVSTAGRMHIFKPVSVQAMWSALQILHKACEVARRYNYFPGGVALVWATYYESCISSEQSCINEWNAMQDLESTRPDSPALFVDKPTERERTERLIKAKLRSIMTSKDLENVTSKEIRNELEKHMNCNLKEFKEFIDNEMLLILGQMDKPSLIFDHLYLGSEWNASNLEELQGSGIDYILNVTREIDNFFPGLFAYHNIRVYDEETTDLLAHWNEAYHFINKAKKNHSKCLVHCKMGVSRSASTVIAYAMKEFGWSLEKAYNYVKQKRSITRPNAGFMRQLLEYEGILDASKQRHNKLWKQQAESNLPQNTDGTTGSGDFLLESLDIDLENRLADLDMPSQSAYLDNRAGSEGFGYCFRRLSDTLLENKIPGDREGFFHMEQLERDALVGQPPSAPSQGRLLEMEKAPERAEPLAELGGFCEKEAKKKLDFSPRKGRMVLGEPGEDGVREENPMEKWKRRLSMHKEESRLNRENLNNNNSKRSCPEDFEHDAVFGILSKVKPSYQSCTDCMYSSAGLAPDPFGEQCERLGAGAARRSSTICTQPPLLSHLHSHLMEHLPSRAPPEEPGRTKHNEAPLPLAPGAGAAEVGTCRSLDQHCGLLERGKDAPKTPEKTLLPRRNSHCDRSLLHAEVVREESLARKDPRPTKDLKYLLFSKDLEKPSANSYLMQHQESLLQLQKAGLVRKHTKELERLKSLPSDPSALLRDSPLGRVDSSIVEESEDLMAHPGLVPLLAPAPLVPGDAENDMEKLGVKRVLEGISQKTSTPASCRLEHTSSFTKDFLKTICYTPSSSRSSNLTRSSSSDSIHSVRGKPGLVKQRTQEIETRLRLAGLTVSSPLKRSNSLAKLGCLNLSSEDLSSDVDVATITDSKEAVSSECSVLCEPPPRSADGTSKPGVKPLPGNLKNTLWMGKS
- the SSH1 gene encoding protein phosphatase Slingshot homolog 1 isoform X2; translated protein: MNLFDFADFCLTLGPPRCCRRAKKTSPNYLSESFFMVKGAALFLQQGNSSQGQRSLQHPHKHAGDLPQHLQVMINLLRCEDRIKLAVRLESVWSDRVRYMVVVYSNGRQDTEENILLGVDFSSKESKSCTIGMVLRLWSDTKIHLDGDGGFSVSTAGRMHIFKPVSVQAMWSALQILHKACEVARRYNYFPGGVALVWATYYESCISSEQSCINEWNAMQDLESTRPDSPALFVDKPTERERTERLIKAKLRSIMTSKDLENVTSKEIRNELEKHMNCNLKEFKEFIDNEMLLILGQMDKPSLIFDHLYLGSEWNASNLEELQGSGIDYILNVTREIDNFFPGLFAYHNIRVYDEETTDLLAHWNEAYHFINKAKKNHSKCLVHCKMGVSRSASTVIAYAMKEFGWSLEKAYNYVKQKRSITRPNAGFMRQLLEYEGILDASKQRHNKLWKQQAESNLPQNTDGTTGSGDFLLESLDIDLENRLADLDMPSQSAYLDNRAGSEGFGYCFRRLSDTLLENKIPGDREGFFHMEQLERDALVGQPPSAPSQGRLLEMEKAPERAEPLAELGGFCEKEAKKKLDFSPRKGRMVLGEPGEDGVREENPMEKWKRRLSMHKEESRLNRENLNNNNSKRSCPEDFEHDAVFGILSKVKPSYQSCTDCMYSSAGLAPDPFGEQCERLGAGAARRSSTICTQPPLLSHLHSHLMEHLPSRAPPEEPGRTKHNEAPLPLAPGAGAAEVGTCRSLDQHCGLLERGKDAPKTPEKTLLPRRNSHCDRSLLHAEVVREESLARKDPRPTKDLKYLLFSKDLEKPSANSYLMQHQESLLQLQKAGLVRKHTKELERLKSLPSDPSALLRDSPLGRVDSSIVEESEDLMAHPGLVPLLAPAPLVPGDAENDMEKLGVKRVLEGISQKTSTPASCRLEHTSSFTKDFLKTICYTPSSSRSSNLTRSSSSDSIHSVRGKPGLVKQRTQEIETRLRLAGLTVSSPLKRSNSLAKLGCLNLSSEDLSSDVDVATITDSKEAVSSECSVLCEPPPRSADGTSKPGVKPLPGNLKNTLWMGKS